The genomic DNA CCGTCATCACCGCATCCAACTGTTTTTTCGTCATGCCTTTTTTAATCTTTTGATCGTTATAGACACGTTTGGAATTGACAGCGGATGAGTCAAACCAATGTTTTTCAACGAGCTTTAACTGCTTACTTTGCTCTTTCGACTTAAATACAAGCAACATGCGAACGGTTTGGAACGTCATTTCATCCGGATTGTCCGATTCATTCGGTACCTTTGAATCTGGGTAAAGATAAAATTCATACTTCAAATATTTTAGCTTCCCGCTTTTATCGTATGTATTGGAATCGTTCAATTCACCACTGCATAAAAGATTAACTTTCACCTCATCCTCCGAGCGGTCACACAGATGTTTTTTATAGTTCTTGCCATACATGACTTCCGCAACACTCGTCATCGAGGCATTCAATTTCAGCTTTTTAAAGATATCGTGCTGCGTTTCTTTTTTAGTTTTTGCCACGACTTCATTTGGTGGATAACTTGTCAATAACAGACATAACGATACAGATAACACAGTCAATACTTTAACTACGTTTCTCATGTTAAAAACCTCCTTTACTTTGCTATGCACACCTCTAGCTTATTGCTTCACGCTGATAAAAAAGTCCATGAACGTAACGAGTAACCCAACAAACGATACTGTCATTCCAATTTTAATACCCAACACGTCATTTAATCCTATCGAGCTAAAGCCGACCATCAGCGCAATTCCAAACAAAATAATGCTGATTCCCATCAAAATTAATTTCACGTTACTCCATTCCTCTCAAGCTGATTCATGATGCTTTCTGTTCAAAAGTACCAGTCAATTACGAGCTAAGTCATTGAATTGAACAATGTCACTGCCCTTTTTCGCGTAGTATTCAATCATTTCCGGCAGTTTCTTTTTGTCATAACTTGTGATGCCGTCCGTGATCACCGTCACGTCATAATCCAGTTTACGTAAATTAAAGCACGTCGATTTGACGCAAGCCGTCGCATCTCCGCCGGTCAGATAAAAGCCGGTGATGTCATGTTGCGCAATGAATGCTGCGAAATCTTCGCTTGTTAAGGCGTTCCCCTTATATTTTGTAAAAATGTGATCCGACACAATCTTTAAATCAGGTGCCAACTCGGCACCGCGTGTTCCGGTCTTAAACGTTCTGGTTCCAGCCGATAAATTCTCATGCCGGATATAGACCACATGCATGTTTTGTTCGACTGCCCAGTCAATCGACTGATTAATGGTCCCGATGACTTCTTTGTAGTTTTTTGTCATGTCATTTTGAATATCGATGACGACTAAAGCTTTTTTTGACATGTGAGTTCCTCCTGATGAATAAACGGATTTTTCGTTCTGATGAATGTTTCCGGTTCCAATCGAATAACGTACACTTGAGATAAGAAACAAATTAAAGGAGGCATGCCCCGTGAAAGAAAAATACTATTTTGACGTCTTTCCTGAACTGACGAGCGAACGGCTCCTGTTAAGGGAAATCCGGTTAAGCGAAGCAAACCAAATGATTGAGATTACGGCCTATGACGGGCAACAGGCAGAAAATAGTCGCGACGTCGTCCGGATTTTGAGTCAAATTGCTCTTGATTACCTCAACGGGGATGGCATCACGTGGGGACTGTATTTAAAGTCGACCGGCGAATTCATCGGCAATTGTTGTTTTTGCAGAGGCTACCAAAACAACATCGCCGAGATTGGTTATGTACTCAAAGCGGACTTTCGGGGTCACGGCTACATGACGGAAGCCGTCAAAACAGTTACCCGCTTTGGACTGCAGGACATGAAGGTCAGACAGGTCTGTGCCT from Exiguobacterium sibiricum 7-3 includes the following:
- a CDS encoding GNAT family N-acetyltransferase, which encodes MKEKYYFDVFPELTSERLLLREIRLSEANQMIEITAYDGQQAENSRDVVRILSQIALDYLNGDGITWGLYLKSTGEFIGNCCFCRGYQNNIAEIGYVLKADFRGHGYMTEAVKTVTRFGLQDMKVRQVCAYTAPDNRASQSVLLTAGFTTGICDQDSHQFICQ
- a CDS encoding cysteine hydrolase family protein gives rise to the protein MSKKALVVIDIQNDMTKNYKEVIGTINQSIDWAVEQNMHVVYIRHENLSAGTRTFKTGTRGAELAPDLKIVSDHIFTKYKGNALTSEDFAAFIAQHDITGFYLTGGDATACVKSTCFNLRKLDYDVTVITDGITSYDKKKLPEMIEYYAKKGSDIVQFNDLARN